GACGTAGAGGCCGGAGATGGCGCCTTCCTTGTGCTCCACGAGCGCGCGCGCCGAGCCGGGCAGGGGAAGCGCGAGACCTTCCACGATGCCCGACGCGTCCTCGGTCAGGCTGGCGACGGCGCCGCCCCAGAAGCGGCTCTCGACGTCGAAGGCGAGCCGGAAGCCCGAGAGCCTCGCGGGAAAGGCGCCAGCGAAATCGGGCAGGGCGTAGTTGTGCTGGGCGGTCCACTCGGCGAAGGCCTGCTTGTCGAGAGAGCTCGCGTAGATGAACCACACGAAGTCGCTGGACGCGCTCGCTTCGTGGGCCTTCCCGACGACACTGAGCTTGGCCATGTGTCAGTTCAGCGCGTTGGGGACGGTGAGCGAGAAGGGGGCGATGGAGGCCTGGAACGTGGAGCCGTCGTCGCGGACCATGTTGTAGCTGCCGCGCATGGAGCCGTGCGGCGTCTTCAGGACGCAGTAGCTCGTGTATTCGAAGCTCTCGCCCGGCGCGAGGAGCGGCTGGTTGCCGACCACGCCCTCGCCTTTGACTTCCTCGGTGACGCCATTTCCGTCGGTGATGACCCAGTGGCGGCTGCGGAGCTGCGCGGGGGCGCCGCCCTCATTGGCGATCTGGACGGTGTAGGTGAACACGAAGCGCTGGGCCAGTGGGGTGGACTGGTCCTCGCGGTAGCGGCTCTCGACGGAGACGCGGATCCCCTGGGTCACAGCAGTAGACACAACGCGAAATTGCCAGAAAGCCAGGTTGCTCGCCAAGCAGGTTCGGAAGAGAGCGAAGAATCCCGTACTGCAGGCGGCCGTCGCGCGAGGGCGCGCC
The sequence above is a segment of the Deltaproteobacteria bacterium genome. Coding sequences within it:
- the apaG gene encoding Co2+/Mg2+ efflux protein ApaG; translation: MSTAVTQGIRVSVESRYREDQSTPLAQRFVFTYTVQIANEGGAPAQLRSRHWVITDGNGVTEEVKGEGVVGNQPLLAPGESFEYTSYCVLKTPHGSMRGSYNMVRDDGSTFQASIAPFSLTVPNALN
- a CDS encoding gamma-glutamylcyclotransferase; this encodes MAKLSVVGKAHEASASSDFVWFIYASSLDKQAFAEWTAQHNYALPDFAGAFPARLSGFRLAFDVESRFWGGAVASLTEDASGIVEGLALPLPGSARALVEHKEGAISGLYVPFDVLVSPLAGGAPVKALAFRASPDRRLPQDAPPSKRFLETLVRGATSAGLSQTYLDGLKKLLAQAR